The region GAATCACCGGCCGGTCGACCGGAGCGTCGAGCAGGTCGGCCAGGCGCTGCATCGTCCAGTCGGAAGCGACCATGCCGCCGTCGACGCGCAGCACCGTGTCGTCACCGCCGTTCTTCCAGTCCTTCTGCATGGCGTCGAGCAGGTCGCGGGTCTGGTAGCAGACGGCTTCGAGCGCCGCCCTCGAAAGCTCCGCCGGGCCGCTGTTGCGTGTCAGCCCGAAGATCGCGCCGCGCGCCTTGGCATCCCAATACGGTGCGCCGAGCCCGGTAAAGGCGGGCACGAGATAGACCTCCTGCGTCGGATCGGCCTTTTCGGCAAGTGCATTGGTCTCGGCGGCGCTGCCGATGATCCCGAGCCCGTCCCGCAGCCATTGCACTGCCGCACCGGCGATGAAGATCGAACCCTCCAACGCATAGGTCGTCTCGCCGTTCAGGCGATAGGCAATGGTGGTCAGCAGCCGGTTTTTCGAACGCACCATATCGGCGCCGGTGTTGAGCAGCGCGAAACAGCCGGTGCCGTAGGTCGATTTCAGCATGCCCGGCGCAAAACAGGCCTGGCCGATGGTCGCCGCCTGCTGGTCGCCGGCAACCCCGAGGATCGGAATCGCGGCCCCGAAGATGCTGGCGTCGACCGTGCCGAAATCGGCGGCACAATCCTTGACTTCAGGCAGCATGGCGGCAGGCACGCGCAGAATATCGAGCAGATCCTCGTCCCAGGCGTTCTCGGCGATGTTGTACATCAACGTGCGCGAGGCGTTGGTGGCATCGGTGACGAAGCTGTTGCCGCCGGTCAGCCGCCAGATCAGGAAGGTATCGATCGTGCCGAAGCAGAGATCGCCCCTGGCAGCGCGCGCCCTGGCGCCCTTGACGTTGGCGAGCATCCAGGAAAGCTTCGTCCCGGAAAAATACGGGTCGAGGATCAGGCCGGTCTTCTTGGTGAACAGCCGCTCCAGATCCTGCCGTTTCAGATTGTCGCAATAGCTTGCCGTGCGTCGGTCCTGCCAGACGATGGCATTCTGGATCGGCCGGCCGGTCTCGCGCTCCCAGACGACCACCGTCTCGCGCTGGTTGGTAATGCCGAGCGCTGCCACATCCTTGGCCGTGATCCCGGCATCGCGCAGCGCCATGTTGACAGTGGAGACGACCGAGTCCCAGATTTCCTCGGGATCGTGCTCGACCCAGCCGGAGCGCGGATAGATCTGGGTGAATTCCTTCTGGCCCTTGCCGGCGACATGCATATCGACGTCGAAGACGATCGCCCGCGTCGACGTCGTCCCCTGATCAATCGCCAGAACATATCCACCCATGAAATCCTCCTCAAGCATATGATTATCGTGACAAATCAATAGGACACGGATGCGGGTGAGAAAAGCGAATAAAGCGGAATTGCCAGCCTGCCGGCTTTGGGCATAACCTCGCCACCAACGTTGCAACGCAGCATCGGCCTGTCAGGAGAAAAATATGAGCAGATCAGTCGTCGTCACCGGCTCCACCAGCGGCATCGGCCTTGCGATCGCCACCGCCTTTGCCGAAACCGGCGACAACGTCGTCATCAACGGTTTCGGAAATGCCGATGAAATCAAGGCGATCGTCGAACGGCTTGAATCAGTATCCAAGGCACGGGCGATCTATCATCCGGCCGACATGACCAAGCCCGCCGAGATCGCCGACCTGATCGAAACGGCGGCAAACACCTTCGGCACCGTCGATGTCCTGGTCAACAATGCCGGCATCCAGCATGTCGAAAAGATCGAGGATTTCCCGATCGAGAAATGGGATCAGATCATCGCCATCAATCTGTCGAGTTCCTTTCACACCATGCGCGCCGCCATCCCGCTGATGAAGGCGAAGAAGCATGGCCGCATCATCAACATCGCCTCGGCGCACGGGCTGGTCGCCTCCCCCTTCAAATCCGCCTATGTCGCGGCAAAACATGGTATATTAGGCCTGACGAAAACGGCGGCTCTGGAGCTTGCCGAATTCGGCGTAACGGTGAATGCCATCTGCCCCGGCTATGTGCTGACGCCGCTGGTCGAGAAGCAGATACCCGATACCGCCAAGGCCCGCGGCATGACCGAGGAGCAGGTGAAGAGCGAGGTCATCCTCAAGGCGCAGCCAACGCGTGAATTCGTCAAGGCCGAGGAGATCGGCGCGCTGTCGCTTTACCTTGCCAGCGACGCCGCCCGGCAGGTGACGGGAACGCATATCTCGATTGACGGTGGCTGGACGGCGGCTTAACCATTTGGAAAAAACAACCGGGAATATCATGAACGACAGCATCCGCTTCATCCTGAATGGCGAGGACATCGCGCTCGCCGATGTCGGCCCGACCGAGACGTTGCTCGATTTTCTGCGGTTGAAGCGGCGGCTGACGGGCACCAAGGAAGGATGCGCGGAAGGCGATTGCGGCGCCTGCACCGTGCTGGTCGGCAGGCTCGCCGATGGCAAGCTCGCCTACGAATCCGTCAATGCCTGCATCCGTTTCATGGGCTCGCTGCATGCGACCCATGTGGTGACGGTCGAGCACTTGGCCGGCCGGGACGGCGCGCTGCATCCGGTGCAGCAGGCATTGGTCGATTGTCATGGCTCGCAATGCGGCTTCTGCACCCCGGGCTTCGTCATGTCGCTCTATGGCCTGTGGCTGACGAAGGAAAATCCCAGCCGCCGCGAGATCGAAAAGGCGCTGCAAGGCAATCTCTGTCGCTGCACCGGCTATGAGCCGATCGTCAAGGCCGCCGAGCAGGTGAGCCTGATGCGGCCGAGCGCGCTCTTCGACCCGCTGCAGCGGACACGCTCGGAAATCGTCGCTCGGCTCTGGGCAATGCAGACAAGCAGCACGATCAGAATTGCCAAGGACGAGGACCGGCTGATCATTCCGGCTTCACTTCAAGCGCTGACCGAAGTCCTCTCGCAGGAGCCCGACGCGATCATCGTCGCCGGTTCGACCGATGTCGGTCTCTGGGTGACGAAGCAGATGCGGCGGCTGAGCCCCGTCGTCTTCATCAATCACTTGAGTGAACTGCAGTCGGTCACCGAAAGCGAGGACGGCGTCACCATCGGCGCCGGCGTCAGCTATAGCGGCGCCTTCGCGGCGATCTCGAAAAAGATCCCGGCGCTCGGGCGATTGATCGATCGCATCGGCGGCGAGCAGGTGCGCAACATGGGCACGATCGGCGGCAATATCGCCAACGGCTCGCCGATCGGCGACAGCCCGCCGCCGCTGATCGCGCTCGGCGCGACGCTGACGCTACGCTCCCTGGAAGGCCAGCGCAAACTGCCGCTCGAAGATTTCTTCATCGCCTACGGCAAGCAGGATCGGAAGCCCGGCGAATTCGTCGAGAGCGTCTTCGTGCCCTATCCCAAGCCAGCCAGCCGCTTTGCCGCCTACAAGGTCACCAAACGGCGCGACGAAGACATCACCGCCGTGCTCGGCGCCTTCCTGCTGACGCTCGACGACGCCGAGATAGTCACCGACATCCGCATCGCCTTCGGCGGCATGGCGGCAACGCCGAAACGCGCCCGCGCCGTGGAGGCCGAACTGATCGGCAAGCCATGGACGGAAACGACGATCGACGCCGCCCGCCCCGCCTTCGACGCCGACTACCAGCCGCTGACCGACTGGCGCGCCACAGCGGAATACCGGCAGCTGACGGCGAAGAACCTGCTGACGCGTTTCTATCTGGAGACTGTTGGCGCGCCGGCGGAGTTGAAGCGGTTCGAGGAGGTGGCGTGATGGAGAAGTCAACCGTTGTCGCCAGCCGCCCCCCTCATCCGCCTGCCGGCACCTTCTCCCCGCTGGGGAGAAGAGACAAGGGGCGACGTCTCGACTCCCTCTTCTCCCCAGCGGGGAGAAGGTGCCCGATAGGGCGGATGAGGGGGGCGAGCGGCACTGAGCCGCGAGCGCCCGGAGCACCTGCGACGGGCAATTTTCCGGCAGAGAGACGCTAATGGACAAGTCCACCTTCGAAAACCCCAAGGTCGTCATCTCCGGCCCCATGCATGGTTCGCTGCGTCATGATTCAGCGCATAAACATGTCACCGGAAGCGCCGATTATATCGACGATATTCCCGCGCCCGCCGGCCTGCTGCACGGTGCGCTCGGCCTCTCCGACCGGGCACATGCCGAAATCATCAGCATCGATCTATCCGCGGTCGCCGCCTATCCCGGCGTCGTCTGGGTCTTTACCGGCAAGGACGTGCCCGGCGTCAACGACACCAGTTCCAACGGCAGCCATGACGAGCCGCTGCTCGCCGAAACCTTGGTTCAGTTCCACGGCCAGCCGATCTTTGCCGTCGTCGCCGAAACGCGCGACGCGGCGAGGCGGGCCGCCCGACTGGCGAAGATCGACTATCGCGACCTGCCGCACTGGCACGATATCGACGGCGCGCTCGCCAATGGCGGCCCCTTGGTGATCGCCCCGATGACGCTCCAGCGCGGCGAGCCGGAAACGGAAATGCCGAATGCTCCAATGCGGCTGAAGGGGCAGATGCGCATCGGCGGGCAGGAGCATTTCTATCTCGAAGGCCATATCGCTGTCGCCATTCCCGGCGAGGACGACGAGGTCACCGTCTGGTCGTCGACGCAGCATCCGAGCGAGATCCAGCACATTGTCGGCCACGTGCTCGATATTCCGTCGAACGCCGTGACCGTCAACGTGCGCCGCATGGGCGGCGGCTTCGGCGGCAAGGAAACGCAGGGCAACCAGTTCGCAGCCCTTGCGGCGATCGCCGCCACGAAACTCGGCCGTGCGATCAAATTCCGCCCGGACCGCGACGAGGACATGAGCGCCACCGGCAAGCGCCACGATTTCCTTGTCGATTACGAAGTGGGTTTCGATGCCGAAGGCCGCATCCACGCGGTCGACGCCACCTACGCGGCGCGCTGCGGCTTCTCCTCGGATCTGTCGGGACCGGTGACGGATCGCGCCCTCTTCCATGCCGATTCCAGTTATTTCTATCCGCATGTGCATCTCCAGTCGAAGCCGCTGAAAACCCACACCGTCTCCAACACCGCCTTCCGCGGTTTCGGCGGGCCGCAGGGCATGCTCGGCGCCGAGCGCGTCATCGAGGAAATCGCTTACGCCCTCGGCAAGGACCCGCTCGATATCCGCAAGCTGAATTTCTACGGCCAGCCGGGCTCCGGGCGCACGCTGACGCCCTACCATCAGGAGGTCGAGGACAATATCATCGCCCGCATCGTCGATGAGCTGGAGGAAACCGCCGAATATCGGGCGCGGCGCAATGCCGTCATCGCCTTCAATCGCGACAGCCGCTATATCAGAAAAGGCATCGCGCTGACCCCGGTCAAGTTCGGCATCTCCTTCACCATGACTGCCTTCAACCAAGCCGGCGCCCTCGTCCATATCTATCAGGACGGCTCGATCCATCTGAACCATGGCGGCACCGAAATGGGCCAGGGCCTTTATACCAAGGTGGCGCAGGTGCTGGCCGACAGCTTCCAGGTCGATATCTCTAGGGTAAAGATCACCGCTACGACGACCGCCAAAGTGCCGAATACTTCGGCCACCGCCGCCTCCTCCGGCTCGGATCTGAACGGCATGGCCGCTTATGACGCCGCCCGCCAGATCAAGGAACGCCTGGTCGCCTTTGC is a window of Rhizobium sp. N324 DNA encoding:
- the xdhA gene encoding xanthine dehydrogenase small subunit, which codes for MNDSIRFILNGEDIALADVGPTETLLDFLRLKRRLTGTKEGCAEGDCGACTVLVGRLADGKLAYESVNACIRFMGSLHATHVVTVEHLAGRDGALHPVQQALVDCHGSQCGFCTPGFVMSLYGLWLTKENPSRREIEKALQGNLCRCTGYEPIVKAAEQVSLMRPSALFDPLQRTRSEIVARLWAMQTSSTIRIAKDEDRLIIPASLQALTEVLSQEPDAIIVAGSTDVGLWVTKQMRRLSPVVFINHLSELQSVTESEDGVTIGAGVSYSGAFAAISKKIPALGRLIDRIGGEQVRNMGTIGGNIANGSPIGDSPPPLIALGATLTLRSLEGQRKLPLEDFFIAYGKQDRKPGEFVESVFVPYPKPASRFAAYKVTKRRDEDITAVLGAFLLTLDDAEIVTDIRIAFGGMAATPKRARAVEAELIGKPWTETTIDAARPAFDADYQPLTDWRATAEYRQLTAKNLLTRFYLETVGAPAELKRFEEVA
- the xdhB gene encoding xanthine dehydrogenase molybdopterin binding subunit: MDKSTFENPKVVISGPMHGSLRHDSAHKHVTGSADYIDDIPAPAGLLHGALGLSDRAHAEIISIDLSAVAAYPGVVWVFTGKDVPGVNDTSSNGSHDEPLLAETLVQFHGQPIFAVVAETRDAARRAARLAKIDYRDLPHWHDIDGALANGGPLVIAPMTLQRGEPETEMPNAPMRLKGQMRIGGQEHFYLEGHIAVAIPGEDDEVTVWSSTQHPSEIQHIVGHVLDIPSNAVTVNVRRMGGGFGGKETQGNQFAALAAIAATKLGRAIKFRPDRDEDMSATGKRHDFLVDYEVGFDAEGRIHAVDATYAARCGFSSDLSGPVTDRALFHADSSYFYPHVHLQSKPLKTHTVSNTAFRGFGGPQGMLGAERVIEEIAYALGKDPLDIRKLNFYGQPGSGRTLTPYHQEVEDNIIARIVDELEETAEYRARRNAVIAFNRDSRYIRKGIALTPVKFGISFTMTAFNQAGALVHIYQDGSIHLNHGGTEMGQGLYTKVAQVLADSFQVDISRVKITATTTAKVPNTSATAASSGSDLNGMAAYDAARQIKERLVAFAAEKWDVGPADVVFLPNRVRVGEIEIPFADFIKQAYFARVQLSAAGFYKTPKIHWDRKAGRGTPFYYFAYGAACTEVSIDTLTGEYLIDRTDILHDVGRSLNPAIDIGQVEGAFVQGMGWLTTEELWWDDKGRLRTHAPSTYKIPLASDRPKIFNVRLAEWSESAEATIGRSKAVGEPPFMLAISVLEALSMAVASVADYKVCPRLDAPATPERVLMAVERMKRV
- the glpK gene encoding glycerol kinase GlpK, with translation MGGYVLAIDQGTTSTRAIVFDVDMHVAGKGQKEFTQIYPRSGWVEHDPEEIWDSVVSTVNMALRDAGITAKDVAALGITNQRETVVVWERETGRPIQNAIVWQDRRTASYCDNLKRQDLERLFTKKTGLILDPYFSGTKLSWMLANVKGARARAARGDLCFGTIDTFLIWRLTGGNSFVTDATNASRTLMYNIAENAWDEDLLDILRVPAAMLPEVKDCAADFGTVDASIFGAAIPILGVAGDQQAATIGQACFAPGMLKSTYGTGCFALLNTGADMVRSKNRLLTTIAYRLNGETTYALEGSIFIAGAAVQWLRDGLGIIGSAAETNALAEKADPTQEVYLVPAFTGLGAPYWDAKARGAIFGLTRNSGPAELSRAALEAVCYQTRDLLDAMQKDWKNGGDDTVLRVDGGMVASDWTMQRLADLLDAPVDRPVILETTALGAAWLAGSRAGVWPDREGFSATWKRDRRFEPDMDEKVRAAKLKGWKSAVRRTLSEG
- a CDS encoding 3-hydroxybutyrate dehydrogenase, whose amino-acid sequence is MSRSVVVTGSTSGIGLAIATAFAETGDNVVINGFGNADEIKAIVERLESVSKARAIYHPADMTKPAEIADLIETAANTFGTVDVLVNNAGIQHVEKIEDFPIEKWDQIIAINLSSSFHTMRAAIPLMKAKKHGRIINIASAHGLVASPFKSAYVAAKHGILGLTKTAALELAEFGVTVNAICPGYVLTPLVEKQIPDTAKARGMTEEQVKSEVILKAQPTREFVKAEEIGALSLYLASDAARQVTGTHISIDGGWTAA